A genomic window from Salvia miltiorrhiza cultivar Shanhuang (shh) chromosome 5, IMPLAD_Smil_shh, whole genome shotgun sequence includes:
- the LOC130986242 gene encoding protein HOMOLOG OF MAMMALIAN LYST-INTERACTING PROTEIN 5 yields the protein MAAENEPAKLLLPYLQRADELQKHEHLVAYYCRLYAMERGLRIPQSDRTKMTNSLLVSLMNQLEKDRKSLKLGPDDYLHVEGFASNVFSKADKQDRAGRADLNTAKTFYAASIFFEILNQFGELQPDLEQKQKYAAWKAADIRKALKEGRKPIPGPPGGDTDLSVPSSTYNGANDLEPSRSDVADLGTRSDLARVDSAARTAPAPDSFPQAYDHDNLQHSTDFSQPPSNVMGSPASGIPPQSHHPTDNYSGVDPASRMAPDSDSFPQAYNRDNFQHPTSFSRLPSNVAAPPPSTMAPPSHFPSENIHQPPNGSEHSVYHHQSHPHPPYQPEPHQSIPQNYPSHDIPSFASYPNFQSYPSFSESSLPAAPSHYPSYYQGSDVATYTSSPPSNAAAYYQGSDVATYTSSPPSNAAAPYASTPQYSSSGKNGSLSEVSPPTSERYEYDSSYQPPPEKIAEAHKAARFAVGALAFDEVSVAVDHLKKALDLLTNQSSAH from the exons ATGGCGGCGGAAAATGAGCCGGCGAAGCTACTTCTTCCTTATCTTCAGCGGGCTGATGAGCTGCAGAAACACGAACACCTCGTTGCCTACTACT GTCGATTGTACGCGATGGAACGAGGGTTAAGGATTCCTCAGAGCGATCGCACTAAGATGACCAATTCCCTCCTTGTTTCCCTCATGAATCAGCTCGAAAAG GATAGAAAGTCGCTGAAGTTGGGGCCTGATGATTATCTACATGTTGAGGGATTTGCCTCGAATGTATTTTCGAAGGCAGACAAACAAGATAGGGCTGGACGAGCTGATCT AAATACTGCAAAAACTTTTTATGCTGCAAGCATTTTTTTTGAAATCCTGAATCAGTTCGGGGAACTTCAGCCTGAT CTTGAGCAGAAACAGAAGTATGCAGCATGGAAAGCAGCTGATATAAGGAAGGCACTTAAAGAAGGGAGGAAGCCTATTCCAGGTCCTCCCGGTGGGGACACAGATTTATCAGTGCCATCAAGTACATATAATGGTGCAAAT GATCTTGAACCAAGCAGAAGTGATGTGGCTGACTTGGGCACCAGATCCGACCTGGCAAGGGTAGATTCTGCTGCAAGAACTGCACCAGCTCCAGATTCATTTCCTCAAGCATATGATCACGATAATCTTCAGCATTCTACTGATTTCTCGCAGCCACCTTCAAATGTTATGGGATCACCTGCTTCGGGTATTCCACCCCAATCTCATCATCCTACTGACAATTACTCTGGAGTAGATCCTGCCTCAAGAATGGCACCAGATTCAGATTCGTTTCCTCAAGCCTATAATCGTGATAATTTTCAGCATCCTACTAGTTTCTCCCGACTACCTTCAAATGTTGCAGCCCCACCTCCATCAACCATGGCTCCACCATCTCATTTTCCTAGTGAAAACATCCACCAACCACCAAATGGCTCTGAGCATTCTGTTTATCATCATCAATCACATCCGCACCCGCCATACCAGCCTGAACCTCATCAGAGCATACCGCAAAACTACCCTTCCCATGATATACCCTCTTTTGCATCATATCCCAATTTTCAGTCCTACCCGAGTTTCTCGGAGAGTAGCCTTCCCGCTGCTCCTTCTCATTACCCTTCTTATTATCAAGGTTCCGATGTTGCTACCTACACCAGTTCACCACCTTCTAACGCAGCGGCTTATTATCAAGGTTCCGATGTTGCTACCTACACCAGTTCACCACCTTCTAACGCAGCGGCACCATATGCTTCAACTCCTCAATATAGTTCTAGTGGCAAGAACGGGAGCCTTTCGGAAGTTTCACCACCGACCTCGGAAAGGTACGAGTATGATAGCAGTTACCAGCCTCCACCTGAAAAAATTGCTGAAGCACACAAGGCGGCGAGATTTGCAGTAGGGGCTTTGGCATTTGATGAAGTATCTGTTGCAGTGGATCACCTTAAGAAAGCTCTCGATTTGTTGACGAATCAATCATCTGCCCACTGA